One genomic segment of Belonocnema kinseyi isolate 2016_QV_RU_SX_M_011 chromosome 2, B_treatae_v1, whole genome shotgun sequence includes these proteins:
- the LOC117182887 gene encoding putative nuclease HARBI1, which yields MPSTSMDKVPTTEEGMAEIKEGFYRMARFPRVLGCVDCTHVRILSPGPKLQVQNIVARYPGSASDSNILSPSTINARFKAGEFGDSLLLGDSGYTVTNFMMTPLPATHNLAEELYNESQIRTRNSVERLFEVIKKRFPVLSIGMRVAIPKVQNVIVASCVLLNIAIYHKEDEPPVDPDVRIPNLEQPEVLDQPFRMENARQQLNENYFVPLEEEPGDSIQLVYFDISVTAKHENYEKSYRLDHEKN from the exons ATGCCTTCGACCAGCATGGATAAAGTTCCTACTACTGAAGAAGGTATGGCAGAAATAAAGGAAGGTTTCTATAGGATGGCGAGATTTCCGCGGGTTCTTGGATGTGTGGATTGCACCCACGTACGAATACTATCTCCTg GACCTAAATTGCAGGTGCAGAATATTGTTGCGCGGTACCCTGGCTCTGCCAGCGATAGCAATATTTTGTCTCCCTCCACAATTAATGCCCGTTTTAAGGCTGGTGAATTTGGGGATTCCTTACTTTTGGGAGATTCTGGATATACTGTCACAAATTTCATGATGACACCACTCCCAGCTACACACAATTTAGCGGAAGAATTATACAACGAATCCCAAATTAGAACAAGAAACAGTGTTGAGCGGTTATTTGAAGTGATAAAAAAGCGTTTTCCTGTATTATCTATTGGAATGCGAGTAGCTATCCCGAAAGTGCAAAATGTTATTGTGGCATCATGTGTACTGCTCAATATCGCAATCTACCATAAAGAAGACGAGCCCCCTGTAGATCCTGATGTCAGGATTCCAAATTTAGAGCAGCCTGAAGTTCTTGACCAGCCTTTCAGAATGGAAAATGCTCGTCAGcagttaaatgaaaattatttcgttCC GCTAGAGGAGGAGCCGGGAGATAGTATACAACTAGTCTACTTTGATATCAGTGTGACCGCAAaacatgaaaattatgaaaaaagctaCAGATTGGATCACGAGAAAAATTAA